One region of Candidatus Binatia bacterium genomic DNA includes:
- a CDS encoding glycosyltransferase family 9 protein, with protein sequence MAALLSIISPAMSINGLLRNLSRNPRMRRVGRRLERAAKRALRGVLDVALPVPENQPPSAIGTPQRVLLVRPNFRIGNTLISAPLIDALHARFPGAQLDYLGADTTAVLLRRFPIHRVHCISRRFILRPWALLSLIRRIRREQYDVAVDAGMGSTSGGFYTFVTGARHRVGVAGAGQRFLTTRLPAPRVTHAYDAPVAFAAALGIDCADHPAYIVAPEERAAALAALGTAGLTTATGVTPFVVLSISGHKDKRLSVDLWTDLATRLDAAGGRVLILTGPEEVGLLSHLRRELPGAVVLPPLPLRQFAATLSLATLVVAPDSGPLHLSVAVGVPTIALLVAQASRRYAPRGPDDRVVFPATAAAAAAAVLEHPRWMAGA encoded by the coding sequence ATGGCAGCGCTTCTCAGCATCATTTCGCCGGCCATGTCGATAAACGGGCTCCTCCGCAACCTGAGCCGTAACCCCAGAATGCGCCGGGTGGGCAGGCGCCTCGAAAGGGCCGCCAAGCGGGCGCTGCGCGGCGTCCTCGACGTCGCCCTCCCGGTGCCCGAAAACCAGCCGCCGAGCGCGATCGGCACGCCGCAGCGCGTGCTCCTGGTGCGACCGAACTTTCGTATCGGGAATACGCTCATCAGTGCGCCGTTGATCGACGCTCTCCACGCCCGCTTCCCGGGCGCGCAGCTCGACTACCTCGGAGCCGACACGACCGCCGTCCTCTTGCGGCGCTTCCCGATCCACCGGGTACACTGCATCTCCCGCCGTTTCATTCTGCGTCCGTGGGCACTGCTGTCCCTGATCCGGCGTATTCGCCGGGAGCAGTACGATGTCGCCGTCGATGCCGGCATGGGGTCGACATCCGGCGGCTTCTATACGTTTGTCACCGGGGCCCGGCACCGTGTCGGCGTGGCGGGAGCGGGTCAGCGATTCCTGACCACTCGCCTCCCGGCACCGCGCGTCACTCACGCCTACGATGCCCCGGTGGCGTTCGCCGCGGCGCTGGGCATCGACTGCGCCGACCATCCGGCCTACATTGTGGCCCCCGAGGAACGCGCCGCGGCCCTCGCCGCCCTGGGCACCGCCGGCCTGACGACTGCCACGGGCGTCACGCCCTTCGTGGTGCTTTCGATTTCCGGGCACAAGGACAAACGTCTTTCCGTCGACCTCTGGACCGATTTGGCAACCCGGCTCGACGCCGCCGGCGGCCGCGTGCTGATCCTCACCGGCCCGGAGGAAGTGGGGCTGCTATCGCACCTGCGCCGGGAGCTGCCGGGTGCGGTCGTGCTGCCGCCCCTACCCCTCCGCCAGTTCGCCGCCACCCTGAGCCTCGCCACGCTGGTCGTTGCCCCCGATTCGGGACCTCTCCATCTCAGCGTGGCCGTCGGTGTGCCAACCATCGCACTGCTCGTCGCCCAGGCCTCGCGCCGCTACGCCCCGCGCGGCCCAGACGATCGCGTCGTCTTTCCAGCCACCGCCGCCGCGGCTGCGGCGGCGGTGCTGGAACATCCGCGGTGGATGGCGGGGGCTTGA
- a CDS encoding BolA family transcriptional regulator: MNTAAIAAVLRAAFAPETLHVDDDSHLHAGHAGAAGGGGHFRVRIVAAAFRGQSRVARHRAVYVALGDAMRRDIHALAIEALTPEEAAARQEPPEVLPGSERHSPARS, from the coding sequence CTGAACACCGCCGCTATCGCTGCCGTTCTGCGCGCCGCTTTCGCGCCGGAAACTCTGCACGTCGACGACGACAGCCACCTCCACGCCGGTCATGCCGGTGCGGCCGGCGGCGGGGGGCACTTCCGCGTCCGCATCGTTGCCGCCGCCTTCCGCGGCCAATCTCGCGTGGCTCGTCATCGCGCCGTGTACGTCGCCCTCGGCGACGCCATGCGGCGCGACATCCACGCCCTGGCGATCGAAGCCCTGACCCCGGAAGAAGCGGCGGCACGTCAGGAGCCTCCCGAGGTCCTTCCAGGCTCGGAACGACATTCTCCGGCACGCTCGTAA
- a CDS encoding serine hydroxymethyltransferase: MTELERIDPEIHRVLCDEARRQEDNLELIASENVVSRAVLLAQGSILTNKYAEGYPGRRYYGGCEVVDVAEQLAIDRAKLLFGADHANVQPHSGSQANMAVYFSQLSPGDTILSMDLTHGGHLTHGSPVNFSGQFFKVVPYGVRQSDERIDYDTVTALAREHRPKMIVVGYSAYPREIDFGVFRRAADEVGAVVMADIAHFAGLVAAGIHPSPVPHVEFVTTTTHKTLRGPRGGLILCREAYARQLNSSVFPGNQGGPLMHVIAAKAVAFKEALSPAFKEYQHQIVRNAKALAAALQAKGFRLVSGGTDNHLMLVDLRNTEITGKAAQDTLDRARITVNRNTVPFETRSPFVTSGVRIGTPAVTTRRMKEPEMAVIADFISRALQAIGNDAALRSIGDDVIALCRKFPIGIDGPCA, from the coding sequence ATGACGGAACTGGAGCGAATCGACCCGGAAATTCATCGGGTACTGTGCGACGAGGCACGGCGCCAGGAGGACAACCTCGAGCTGATCGCCTCGGAAAATGTGGTCAGCCGCGCGGTCCTGCTGGCCCAGGGCTCGATCCTTACCAACAAGTACGCGGAAGGCTATCCCGGCCGTCGCTACTACGGCGGTTGCGAGGTGGTCGACGTGGCCGAGCAACTCGCCATCGACCGCGCCAAACTTCTCTTTGGGGCCGATCACGCCAACGTGCAGCCGCACTCCGGCTCGCAGGCCAACATGGCGGTGTATTTCTCGCAGTTGTCCCCCGGCGACACGATCCTCAGCATGGACCTGACGCACGGTGGGCATCTGACACACGGCAGCCCGGTCAACTTCTCCGGCCAGTTCTTCAAGGTCGTCCCTTACGGCGTGCGTCAGTCGGACGAACGAATCGACTACGACACGGTGACGGCGCTCGCCCGCGAGCACCGGCCCAAGATGATCGTCGTCGGTTACAGCGCTTACCCGCGAGAAATCGACTTCGGCGTCTTCCGCCGTGCCGCGGACGAGGTCGGCGCCGTCGTCATGGCGGACATCGCGCACTTCGCCGGCCTCGTGGCCGCGGGGATTCACCCTTCGCCGGTCCCGCATGTCGAGTTCGTCACCACAACGACGCACAAGACTCTCCGCGGACCCCGCGGCGGCCTGATCCTGTGCCGCGAGGCATACGCCAGGCAACTCAACTCCTCCGTCTTTCCCGGCAACCAGGGTGGCCCGCTGATGCACGTCATCGCCGCCAAAGCCGTGGCGTTCAAAGAGGCGCTGTCGCCCGCCTTCAAAGAGTACCAGCACCAGATCGTCCGCAATGCCAAAGCCCTTGCCGCTGCGCTGCAGGCGAAAGGATTTCGCCTGGTTTCCGGCGGCACCGACAACCATCTGATGCTGGTCGATCTCCGCAACACCGAGATTACCGGCAAAGCGGCACAGGACACGTTAGATCGCGCGCGCATCACGGTGAATCGCAACACCGTGCCGTTCGAGACGCGCTCGCCGTTCGTGACCAGCGGGGTGCGGATCGGTACGCCCGCGGTGACCACCCGCCGCATGAAGGAGCCGGAGATGGCGGTCATTGCCGACTTCATCTCGCGGGCTTTGCAAGCGATCGGCAACGACGCCGCGTTGCGGAGCATCGGCGACGATGTCATCGCCCTGTGCCGCAAGTTCCCGATCGGAATCGACGGCCCGTGCGCCTGA
- the acpP gene encoding acyl carrier protein, with translation MASAVETKVKEIICEQLGVSEEEVTADAKFIEDLGADSLDIVELVMALEEEYDMEITDEEAEKIRTVQDVVNYIESHKQ, from the coding sequence ATGGCATCTGCGGTGGAAACCAAGGTCAAGGAAATCATCTGCGAGCAGCTCGGCGTCAGCGAAGAGGAAGTTACTGCCGACGCCAAGTTCATCGAGGATCTGGGTGCCGACTCGCTTGACATCGTCGAGTTGGTCATGGCCCTCGAGGAAGAGTACGACATGGAGATTACCGACGAGGAAGCGGAGAAGATCCGTACCGTGCAGGACGTGGTGAACTACATCGAGAGCCATAAGCAGTAG
- the fabG gene encoding 3-oxoacyl-[acyl-carrier-protein] reductase: protein MNSPLHGQVALVTGSSRGIGRAVALRLATAGAHVVVNCLHNREAADATAAQIAAAGGSAEVIPFDVGDSDAVAASIEGLIERAGRCDILVNNAGFARDTLLLRMKEADWDRVMAVNLRGVFSCSKAVARAMVRARYGRIVNMSSVIGSMGNAGQVAYAAAKAGIIGLTKSLARELASRNITVNAVAPGFIDTEMVASLPEATRTEYLKLIPVGRLGTVDEVADAVSFLVRPAAAYITGQVIGVNGGLYM, encoded by the coding sequence ATGAACTCTCCCCTGCATGGGCAGGTCGCGCTGGTGACCGGCAGCTCGCGAGGCATCGGCCGCGCGGTAGCACTGCGGCTCGCAACCGCCGGTGCGCACGTCGTCGTCAACTGCCTGCACAACCGCGAGGCCGCCGACGCAACCGCCGCGCAGATCGCCGCGGCCGGGGGCAGCGCCGAGGTGATACCGTTCGACGTCGGCGACTCCGACGCCGTGGCGGCGTCGATTGAGGGGCTGATCGAACGCGCCGGGCGGTGCGACATCCTCGTCAATAACGCGGGCTTCGCCAGGGACACGCTGCTTCTGCGCATGAAGGAGGCCGACTGGGACCGCGTCATGGCGGTCAACCTGCGCGGCGTATTCAGTTGCAGTAAGGCCGTGGCACGGGCAATGGTGCGGGCGCGCTACGGACGTATCGTCAACATGAGTTCGGTCATCGGATCGATGGGCAATGCGGGTCAGGTCGCTTATGCGGCCGCCAAAGCCGGCATCATCGGCCTGACCAAGTCGCTGGCGCGCGAGTTGGCCAGTCGCAACATCACGGTCAATGCCGTGGCGCCGGGTTTCATCGATACGGAGATGGTGGCCAGCTTGCCTGAAGCGACGCGAACGGAGTATCTGAAGCTCATCCCGGTGGGCCGCCTCGGGACCGTCGACGAAGTGGCGGATGCCGTGTCGTTTCTCGTACGGCCTGCCGCGGCGTACATTACCGGGCAAGTCATCGGCGTCAACGGCGGCCTGTACATGTAA
- the fabD gene encoding ACP S-malonyltransferase, producing the protein MPPPVAFLFPGQGSQAVGMGADLCARFPRAREVFAAADDILGFSLSRLCFEGPLEELTLTANTQPALLTVGCATAGVLEADFGLRPAWVAGHSLGEFSALVAAGSLAFTDAVRLVRERGRAMQEAVPPGVGAMAAVLGLDRAAVDAVCRDAARGQVVSPANLNGGGQIVIAGHREAVERGMRIATERGARRALSLPVSAPFHCSLMAPAAERLARALAPVTVTAPRCPVIVNVEARPCTDPARTKELLVQQVVNPVRWEESIETLAALGCTAAIEVGPGRVLTGLVKRIAPGIRCTPGEDPEAAAAAVGAL; encoded by the coding sequence ATGCCTCCGCCAGTCGCCTTTCTGTTCCCCGGTCAGGGATCTCAGGCCGTCGGCATGGGGGCGGACCTGTGTGCCCGCTTCCCGCGGGCACGGGAGGTGTTTGCCGCCGCCGACGACATCCTCGGCTTCAGCCTGTCGCGCCTGTGCTTCGAGGGACCACTGGAAGAGCTTACGCTGACCGCAAACACTCAGCCGGCTCTCCTAACCGTCGGCTGCGCAACGGCGGGCGTGCTCGAAGCGGACTTCGGCCTCCGTCCCGCCTGGGTGGCCGGGCACAGCCTGGGAGAGTTCAGCGCTCTGGTCGCCGCCGGTTCGCTCGCCTTCACGGATGCCGTGCGCCTCGTCAGGGAGCGTGGGCGCGCCATGCAGGAGGCCGTCCCGCCCGGTGTCGGTGCGATGGCCGCCGTGCTCGGACTGGATCGAGCGGCGGTGGACGCCGTCTGCCGGGACGCTGCCCGGGGACAGGTGGTCAGCCCGGCCAATCTGAACGGCGGCGGCCAGATCGTCATTGCGGGCCACCGTGAAGCGGTCGAACGGGGGATGCGCATCGCGACCGAGAGGGGTGCCCGGCGGGCGCTGTCTTTGCCGGTCAGCGCCCCCTTCCATTGCAGCCTGATGGCTCCGGCCGCCGAGCGGCTGGCCCGGGCCCTCGCCCCGGTGACGGTAACGGCGCCCCGCTGCCCGGTGATCGTCAACGTGGAAGCCCGGCCCTGCACCGACCCGGCGCGGACGAAGGAGCTTCTCGTCCAACAGGTCGTCAACCCGGTACGGTGGGAAGAATCGATCGAAACGCTGGCCGCGCTCGGCTGCACGGCGGCCATCGAGGTGGGTCCCGGTCGCGTGCTGACGGGGCTGGTCAAACGCATCGCCCCGGGCATACGCTGCACGCCGGGCGAAGACCCGGAGGCCGCCGCGGCAGCGGTCGGCGCACTATGA
- the rpmF gene encoding 50S ribosomal protein L32, giving the protein MPLPKRRTSKSKKNKRRAHDALTAPNVITCPECGESTVMHHACPHCGTYRGRKIIEVAD; this is encoded by the coding sequence ATGCCTTTACCGAAACGCCGGACCTCGAAGTCGAAGAAGAACAAGCGGCGGGCCCACGATGCACTGACGGCCCCGAACGTCATCACTTGCCCGGAGTGTGGCGAGTCCACCGTCATGCACCACGCCTGCCCGCACTGCGGAACGTACCGCGGCCGTAAGATCATCGAGGTCGCCGACTAG
- a CDS encoding DUF177 domain-containing protein has protein sequence MKLNIHNIEEEPKRLQFEEPMAHLTADLTHGAVCDFDFPGTAHVQLDYYRAGAELFLQGHVTGQVVGHCARCLEDYNFPLATDFSTVLVPAAWKPSNPEEGESIDLDYYAADEIDLTPIVCERIVLALPTRPLCNEACKGLCAHCGANLNNAPCACPAANPALRLAPVRAGKAAH, from the coding sequence ATGAAACTCAATATCCACAACATCGAGGAGGAGCCGAAGCGGCTACAATTCGAGGAACCGATGGCACACCTGACAGCCGATCTGACCCACGGTGCCGTCTGCGACTTCGATTTTCCGGGTACGGCGCACGTGCAACTCGATTACTACCGCGCCGGAGCCGAGCTCTTCCTGCAAGGGCACGTCACCGGTCAGGTCGTCGGCCACTGCGCACGTTGCCTGGAGGACTACAATTTCCCGCTGGCCACCGACTTCTCCACGGTCCTCGTGCCGGCGGCATGGAAGCCGAGCAACCCCGAGGAAGGCGAGTCGATCGATCTCGATTACTACGCCGCAGACGAAATCGACCTCACACCCATCGTCTGCGAACGCATCGTGCTGGCCCTGCCGACCCGCCCGCTCTGCAACGAGGCATGCAAGGGACTTTGTGCGCACTGCGGTGCGAATCTGAACAACGCCCCCTGCGCCTGTCCCGCCGCCAATCCCGCGCTCCGTCTGGCGCCGGTCAGGGCGGGAAAGGCGGCGCACTGA
- a CDS encoding SDR family NAD(P)-dependent oxidoreductase: MDVRRLTGKTVLVTGAASGIGRATALAFARRGARLAICDLDEAGLAETAKRTRDLGGEVLVRRVDVARSEEMQALAETVHSEVGVLDILMNNAGVAIGGGFLHTGLDDWNWIVNINLMGVVYGCHFFLPRMVERGRGGHVVNVSSAAGYVAGEAMAAYATTKFAVLGLSEALRAELVRHGIGVTAVCPGIINTPITRNARMLGPGGMAAIQDEVIAMYQRRGYTAERVAENILRAVQRNRAVAPISPEAWAMYYAKRFAPGLLARLGARLTARMTARVAGGGA, from the coding sequence ATGGACGTACGGAGGCTGACGGGAAAGACAGTCCTGGTTACCGGTGCGGCGAGCGGCATCGGAAGAGCGACGGCGCTGGCGTTCGCACGGCGTGGCGCCCGCCTGGCGATATGCGATCTCGACGAGGCCGGATTGGCCGAGACGGCAAAGCGCACCCGCGATCTTGGCGGCGAGGTGCTGGTGCGTCGGGTCGACGTCGCCCGGAGCGAAGAGATGCAGGCTCTGGCCGAGACAGTCCATTCCGAGGTTGGTGTGCTCGATATCCTCATGAACAACGCCGGCGTGGCGATCGGCGGCGGCTTCTTGCACACGGGACTCGACGACTGGAACTGGATCGTCAACATCAACCTCATGGGCGTGGTGTATGGCTGCCACTTCTTCCTGCCGCGCATGGTGGAACGCGGCCGCGGGGGGCATGTGGTCAACGTGTCGTCCGCGGCCGGCTACGTCGCCGGCGAAGCCATGGCCGCCTACGCGACGACGAAGTTCGCCGTGCTCGGTCTGTCCGAGGCTCTGCGCGCCGAACTCGTACGCCATGGTATCGGCGTGACCGCCGTGTGTCCCGGTATCATTAATACGCCGATAACCCGCAACGCGCGCATGCTCGGACCCGGGGGGATGGCGGCGATTCAGGACGAGGTGATCGCCATGTATCAGCGACGCGGCTATACGGCGGAGCGCGTGGCCGAGAACATCTTACGGGCCGTGCAGCGCAACCGCGCGGTGGCCCCGATCTCGCCGGAAGCGTGGGCCATGTACTACGCCAAACGCTTCGCCCCGGGGCTGCTGGCACGCCTCGGCGCGCGGCTCACCGCACGCATGACGGCACGCGTGGCCGGCGGCGGCGCCTAG
- the lpxD gene encoding UDP-3-O-(3-hydroxymyristoyl)glucosamine N-acyltransferase: MKLRDIAGRIGCELRGNGDVEIGGLSPVEDAEPGTLTFVANPRYRQYLANTRAAAVILAPSDPEVGIPSLRAADPYAAFAAAIPLFHAPAPAFAEGIHPTAAIDPSARIGPDATIGPYVVVGAHCVLGARAQLDPHVVLYPGVRIGDDFRAYAHAVIRENVRIGHRAIVHTGAVIGGDGFGYTIGADGVPRKIVQAGTVVLEDDVEIGENATVDRAAIGATRLGRGVKLDNLVMVAHGCTIGEWSALAAQVGLSGSTRVGQGVRMGGQVGIGGHLTVGDGVQIAAQSGVHNDVDAGAIVGGTPAVPVRTWRRYVAAWPRLPDVLRRLRRIEKRLGLAED; the protein is encoded by the coding sequence ATGAAGTTGAGAGACATCGCCGGCAGAATCGGTTGCGAGTTGCGCGGCAACGGGGACGTCGAGATCGGCGGACTGTCGCCGGTCGAGGACGCGGAGCCGGGGACGCTCACGTTCGTCGCCAACCCGCGCTATCGGCAATACCTCGCCAACACCCGCGCCGCCGCGGTTATCCTCGCCCCGAGCGATCCCGAGGTCGGCATCCCCTCGCTGCGGGCGGCTGACCCTTATGCCGCGTTCGCCGCGGCCATACCGTTGTTCCACGCGCCGGCCCCGGCGTTTGCCGAGGGCATCCACCCGACCGCGGCGATCGATCCGTCGGCTCGGATCGGCCCCGACGCAACTATCGGCCCGTATGTCGTGGTCGGCGCCCACTGCGTGCTCGGCGCCCGCGCCCAACTCGACCCGCACGTGGTGCTGTACCCCGGGGTAAGGATCGGGGACGATTTTCGCGCCTACGCGCACGCGGTGATCCGGGAGAACGTGCGCATCGGCCACCGCGCGATCGTACACACGGGCGCGGTTATCGGTGGCGATGGCTTCGGATACACGATCGGTGCCGACGGCGTCCCGCGCAAAATCGTCCAGGCCGGCACCGTGGTTCTGGAAGACGATGTCGAAATCGGGGAGAACGCGACCGTCGATCGGGCCGCCATCGGCGCCACGCGGCTCGGCCGCGGCGTCAAGCTCGATAACCTCGTCATGGTGGCGCATGGCTGCACCATCGGGGAGTGGTCGGCGCTGGCCGCTCAGGTCGGGCTCTCCGGCAGTACCAGGGTCGGTCAAGGGGTCCGGATGGGTGGCCAGGTAGGTATCGGTGGACACCTCACCGTCGGCGACGGTGTGCAGATTGCCGCGCAGTCGGGGGTTCACAACGATGTCGACGCCGGCGCCATTGTTGGCGGCACTCCGGCCGTCCCGGTGCGCACCTGGCGTCGCTATGTCGCCGCCTGGCCGCGGCTACCGGATGTGCTGCGCCGCTTGCGGCGGATCGAGAAACGTCTGGGTCTGGCGGAGGACTGA
- the hisI gene encoding phosphoribosyl-AMP cyclohydrolase, with the protein MQTPNFEKRGGLVPVVAQDADTGEVLMLAYMNEDAWAETLATGTACYYSTSRRSLWRKGETSGHVQQVKEIRVDCDADAVLLKVRQVGGAACHEGYKSCFFRKVDGDDWRVVESRVVDPDVLYGKK; encoded by the coding sequence ATGCAGACTCCGAACTTCGAGAAACGCGGCGGCCTCGTGCCGGTGGTTGCCCAGGACGCCGACACCGGCGAAGTGCTCATGCTCGCTTACATGAACGAGGACGCGTGGGCGGAAACCCTGGCAACGGGTACCGCCTGCTACTACAGCACTTCACGGCGCTCTCTCTGGCGCAAAGGGGAAACCTCGGGCCATGTGCAGCAGGTGAAGGAAATTCGCGTCGACTGCGATGCCGATGCGGTGCTGCTCAAGGTTCGGCAGGTCGGTGGCGCCGCCTGCCACGAAGGCTACAAGAGTTGCTTTTTCCGCAAGGTCGACGGCGACGACTGGCGTGTGGTCGAGAGCCGCGTTGTCGATCCGGACGTGTTGTACGGCAAGAAGTGA
- the hisG gene encoding ATP phosphoribosyltransferase — METLSLGIPKGSLQDLTVELFRKAGWRVQVSERSYFPTIDDENIRCSLVRAQEISRYIEDGTLDAGITGKDWILENDSTVQVVCDLVYSKASFRPTRWVLVVPEDSPVRRPEDLVGKRIATELVNYTRRYFAAIETPVEVEFSWGATEAKAAGGLVDAIVEVTETGSTIRANRLRIVCELFQSNPQLIANRAAWEVPWKRQKIEQISLLVQGALAAEGKVGIKLNVAGANLQAVIALLPSLTAPTVAPLYQSGQLQGVEWYAVETVISEHTVRELIPELRRAGAVGILEYPLNKIV, encoded by the coding sequence ATGGAAACACTCAGCCTTGGCATTCCGAAGGGGAGCCTTCAGGACTTGACTGTCGAGCTGTTCCGCAAGGCCGGCTGGAGGGTGCAGGTTTCGGAGCGCAGCTATTTTCCCACGATCGACGACGAGAATATCCGCTGCTCGCTGGTACGCGCGCAGGAGATCTCGCGCTACATCGAGGATGGTACGCTGGACGCCGGCATTACCGGTAAGGACTGGATTCTCGAGAACGACTCGACCGTGCAGGTGGTCTGCGATCTCGTCTATTCGAAGGCAAGCTTCCGGCCAACCCGCTGGGTGCTGGTCGTGCCGGAAGACTCGCCGGTCCGGCGCCCCGAGGATCTGGTGGGCAAGCGCATTGCAACCGAGCTGGTCAATTACACGCGCCGGTACTTTGCCGCCATCGAGACCCCGGTTGAGGTCGAGTTCTCCTGGGGCGCGACCGAGGCGAAGGCGGCCGGTGGGCTCGTCGATGCGATCGTGGAGGTGACCGAGACTGGAAGTACCATTCGCGCCAACCGATTGCGCATCGTCTGCGAGCTCTTCCAGTCGAACCCGCAGCTCATTGCCAACCGGGCCGCGTGGGAGGTGCCATGGAAGCGGCAGAAGATCGAGCAGATCAGTTTGCTCGTGCAAGGTGCGCTGGCGGCCGAGGGTAAGGTGGGCATCAAGCTGAACGTAGCCGGGGCCAACCTGCAGGCGGTCATCGCCCTGCTCCCGAGCCTGACGGCGCCGACGGTGGCGCCGCTGTACCAGTCGGGGCAACTGCAAGGCGTGGAATGGTACGCCGTAGAGACCGTCATTTCCGAACACACCGTGCGCGAGTTGATTCCGGAGCTGCGCCGCGCGGGAGCGGTGGGCATTCTCGAGTATCCGCTGAACAAGATCGTCTAG
- a CDS encoding peptidoglycan-binding protein: MLSAGVLVLGLVLPACSPEHAERRARAAAETMRDSLPDIDGAGRAQRISPEVIRNAQRQLGALHEYHGEISGELDAVTINAIQAFQRTQGLHDDGVLDARTRERLAAATNTPP, encoded by the coding sequence ATGCTGTCTGCGGGCGTGCTCGTTCTTGGCCTCGTGCTCCCGGCCTGCAGTCCCGAACACGCCGAGCGCCGAGCGCGCGCTGCCGCAGAAACGATGCGGGACTCGCTGCCCGACATCGACGGCGCCGGGCGGGCGCAGCGTATATCTCCGGAAGTCATTCGCAACGCGCAGCGCCAGCTCGGGGCGCTGCACGAGTACCACGGCGAAATCAGCGGCGAGCTCGACGCGGTGACCATCAACGCGATCCAGGCCTTCCAGCGTACCCAGGGCCTGCACGACGATGGCGTCCTCGACGCCCGCACGCGCGAACGGCTCGCCGCCGCGACTAACACGCCGCCGTGA
- a CDS encoding glycosyltransferase family 2 protein: protein MSILLPSYNAAPTLAACLRSVQRQTLADWECVLVDDGSTDSTAAVLHEAARGDPRFVVIGRPHCGVVAALNAGLAACRGRFVARMDADDLMHRDRLAQQVAALTADAGLAATACRVRVFPRAGLRAGRRAYEAWLNAMERPEEVAANAYVECPVAHPTLMVRGDVLRRSGYRACGWPEDYDLVLRLLEAGHAIGVVPRRLLSWRDHPARLSRTAPEYDLSRFTACKAAFLARGFLAATEEYALWGYGGTGRALTRALRAHGKRPAYIVEVHAGRLGQAIHGAPVVPPAALPDLPWRPLVVSVAGVMPRTQIRAALVGMGRVELRDFVCAA from the coding sequence GTGTCCATCCTCCTGCCGTCGTACAACGCTGCGCCGACGCTGGCCGCTTGCCTGCGCAGCGTGCAACGACAAACGCTCGCCGATTGGGAGTGCGTGCTCGTTGACGACGGGTCGACCGACAGCACCGCGGCGGTGCTGCACGAAGCCGCCCGAGGCGATCCGCGCTTCGTCGTCATCGGGCGGCCTCACTGCGGTGTCGTAGCGGCGTTGAACGCCGGTCTGGCGGCGTGTCGCGGTCGGTTCGTTGCCCGCATGGACGCCGACGACCTTATGCACCGTGACCGGCTGGCGCAGCAGGTCGCCGCGCTGACGGCCGATGCGGGGCTGGCCGCGACGGCCTGCCGGGTGCGGGTGTTTCCGCGCGCCGGACTGCGCGCCGGACGGCGGGCCTACGAGGCGTGGTTAAACGCGATGGAAAGGCCGGAGGAGGTTGCCGCCAACGCCTACGTGGAATGCCCCGTGGCCCATCCAACCTTGATGGTGCGGGGCGACGTCCTGCGCCGCTCGGGCTATCGCGCCTGCGGTTGGCCCGAGGACTACGATCTTGTTCTCAGGCTTCTCGAAGCGGGGCACGCGATCGGTGTCGTGCCGCGCCGTCTGTTGAGTTGGCGCGACCACCCGGCGCGACTGTCGCGGACCGCTCCGGAGTACGACCTCTCGCGGTTCACCGCGTGCAAGGCGGCATTCCTCGCCCGCGGGTTTCTCGCGGCGACGGAGGAGTACGCTCTCTGGGGCTACGGCGGAACGGGGCGCGCGCTGACGCGGGCCTTGCGGGCGCACGGCAAGCGGCCCGCATACATCGTGGAAGTGCATGCGGGACGCCTCGGCCAGGCGATTCACGGGGCACCGGTGGTGCCTCCCGCGGCGTTACCGGACTTACCATGGCGCCCCCTCGTCGTGTCGGTGGCGGGCGTCATGCCGCGCACGCAGATCCGTGCCGCACTTGTAGGCATGGGCCGAGTGGAACTCCGCGACTTCGTCTGCGCGGCTTGA
- a CDS encoding sigma-70 family RNA polymerase sigma factor: MARRSYPDFSSLALSYLEELTAYARRLSRNAWDADDLVQATYERAFRGWKGLREPARCRAWLFRIARNLHLDRVRTATARPEIHLVESGYPEADAAVISPEAVERLSARELEAALARLPEEQRHVVLLCDLWGFPYDEIAEIAGVPVGTVRSRIARGRLALSKLLIEGGNRARRRGPS; this comes from the coding sequence ATGGCCCGGCGCTCGTATCCTGACTTCTCCTCCCTGGCGCTCTCGTACCTGGAGGAATTGACCGCCTATGCCAGAAGGCTGTCGCGCAACGCCTGGGACGCCGACGACTTGGTCCAGGCGACCTACGAGCGGGCGTTTCGGGGCTGGAAAGGGCTGCGCGAGCCGGCGCGCTGTCGTGCCTGGCTGTTTCGGATTGCACGAAATCTGCATCTCGACCGGGTTCGTACAGCCACGGCCCGACCCGAGATCCACCTCGTCGAATCCGGTTACCCGGAGGCCGATGCGGCCGTGATTTCGCCCGAAGCGGTCGAGCGCCTGTCCGCCAGGGAGCTGGAGGCCGCACTGGCCCGGCTTCCGGAGGAGCAACGACACGTGGTTTTGCTCTGTGACCTCTGGGGTTTTCCGTACGACGAAATTGCCGAGATTGCCGGCGTGCCCGTGGGGACGGTGCGCTCCCGTATCGCCCGCGGGCGTCTGGCCCTGTCGAAACTCCTGATTGAGGGCGGGAATCGTGCCCGGAGACGAGGACCATCATGA